CTTTTCCCCTGAAGTTTTCAATTATCTGAGCATCACCACCCCAAGAGTCTCATAACATTTATTAGGGGCATTGCCACATTTAAGGCTATTTACCTACTGTTTTTTAAGATTCCTGTGAGGTGAAAAAGAGTGAGCACCTTGTGCTTTGCATAAAGGAGCAGGTGTGTTAGCCTTCCTTCATAAATGTCTTGTCAtatcctatgggagaaaaaTGCTACTGCTGTGATCCCTTCCCTGAGATCAGGAGATGCCAGTAGTGCCTGCAAGCTGGTCAGCACCCTCACGCGTGGGTGCAGAGGCAGCCAGAATTTTGGCAGCCAATAAAAAGTTTGCAGAGCAAAAGGAGTGTGTGAAGGACACAGACTATGTCcctttgaaaattttttaattgtgaatTACATTGAAATGGGAGCAGAAGGCATAAATGGCAATGATGGAGTCATACTTTCTTTGGAAGCCAGTGTTAGAAACATCTGGATTTCAATATTCACTGTCCCTGGAGCCATCCATTCAAATCAATGTCATGCTGGCCTTCTTCACAAAAGCTGAGGTTTACTCGTGTATTTACTTTGTATTCAGCCAGGCCCTTAAAAACTCAAACTTCTTTGGCTACACATATTTGAGAAGTTAAATACTCAAAAACTAGGAAAAGCTGAAGTTTAGGTTTAAAATACTTAGCAAACTTACTGTGCCAGGGGCATCACCAGCTACTCCTTAATTGTATGATCGTTCTGTTACAATGTTATACCTTTAAGTTTTGTTTGTTAAAGTTGTTTCTCAAGCAGTGGATCTAACTAACCTTAAGGCTTTGTGGCCTCTGtattcctctccctgcctggctgAACTGCAAAGGTCTCCAGGCTTTCCCCTTATCACTGCAACCAGTGCGTCagtccttcctctgctgccacaGAATCTGAAGCCTTTCTCCTTCGAGAACTCCAATACAtgcatttttccaaaatattttcagtttcaacaaCACAACATCTAATCTgactcctttttcccctctcccctcctacACCCATTCATAACACACCCTGCCTCTTCTCAGCACCCCTGTCACCTGCCGAAAATGTCGGGTCCGGATCTACGAGCAAGGTTCTTGAGCCACTGGCGTGTTTGCTCAGGACAGACGTCAGCTAGGAGGACAGATGGAAAGACTCGCAACACTCTGGGCTCCTCAGCAGAGAGCTTATTTCTTCATGTCTGAGCTCAACTCCCTTCTCAAATGGTGGAAAATTGGTGGAGAGGTCATGTAAGGGTGAGAAGGTGGGAGCTGTGTAATGTGAGCATATATGCTACACTTTTCGTACAAAACCAAGACAACTTCCAAATCAACCACTTACATGACTATTTCCCAACTTTTTTcttggaggagaaggaaaaaaaattgttttgttttgaaaggttTAGGTCTATTTTCAGTTTGTTCAGTGGTGGACTAACTTTTCAGATTATGGCCAACGAGCATACCAGGACCAGTGAGAGCACCCTCTGCAGGGTGCACCCTCTGCAGGTGCTCCATCTAGGAGGATTGATGAAAGGGAATAAGAATGATCAGCTTCCTCAgatttgtttcttgtttctggTTCTGGCATACGTGTGTCTGATTTTTGCCAGTACGTGGGCAAGCAGAGCACACGTCCTTTGGGTTAACCAATAGAGGGACCATATGACTGCACTCCTCTTTCCTCAAGAGGTTTCCTCAGGTTAAACATACCTGACTGTTTGGTATCATCTTTTACTGTGAAATAATCTCctgtcttcattttatttgaGCACTTACAAATTTAGCTTGAAGATCCTTCCTTACCTCCCATGAGGTAGTGGTGGCAGATACAAGTCCTTCCTAGCAAAATGCTTAAGTAGGATTCTAACTAAAAGCTTGCAAGTAGCATCAGCAATTGCTCAACTCCTTCTCACCGTCCTCTAAGATTGGGCTGCCCAGGCCTGCTATTTCCAGTCTCATCTGCTTTCAAGCCAAAAAGAAAGCTGTCACATGGTTTAGGGCTTTGTCCTGTGCAACTGAAATCAGTAGgtgttttgtctttgcttttagtGAGTCTATAAATGAGCTGGTAGCTATATACTTTGACCTCATCAATTTCCCAGCTGGTGCTAAAACTTATCACTCCTGCTTTAGGAATGATGAGCTCCTACTTTCTCTCTACCCCAGTGATATCTAGTGATAAGAAGAAATGGGGACgggcaggagagagaaaggaagcagatGAGAAAGCTCTCCTACTGAGCCtaaatcactgtatttttattattaaccccccacccccaacatGCTAGCCAGTTTTACTAATACTTTCCACTTTGGTAACATCTTCCATCGAGAAACCTTGAAAGGAGCTAGAAACTCACACTGATTTTTAGTCTTGCTACATTTGATTCTGCAAGATGTGTGCAGAAaccaaggaaaaagagaaaatccgAGATTTGGCAAAGATCATTCTCAGAGTCTgtagcagaatgaaaaatgttcCTCATGACGTGCTGCTCTAGTTTCTGTGTCTTGTCTACAAGGCCTTCATCTCACACTTTATTATTCATAAGTCTTAATTCTAACACACGTATATGAAAGTTAAAGTGCACTGTTCTTTAGGTGATAGACTATAAAGCTAAATTCAATAAAAAACTGGCAAACAATTGtcaaaaagtacagaaaaatttgttcttcttccaaaggaaaacagctttaatattgcagagaaaatagtttctctgctttctctctttttaaaaagtaatcttCATATGAACAGCATACCCTATTCACCATATTGTATTCATTTCGTATGTATTGAAATTTCAGAATAGTCattctggaaacatttttgttacCATTTCAGCTGAAGGAGTGGGCTATAATTTACAAACTTTGAGGAATTATTATCCAGCTGTGTTTTagttcattttcagaaaagaagggaTTATGTTTATATATAGAAGTCTTTATATAATTAATGTTATTTGCACATGTTAATGAAGATGATTATTAGCAAAGCATTGTagttttgttcttgctgatttTGACGGATGAGTTGAATAACATTCTGCTGTAATCAATGCAACATAACTCATCCCTATTTTTTCTAAGCATTAACAACTATTTTACTAGAGGATTTTTAATGAAGCCAAGGCATGATGACAGACTCTTAAGTGGGCTTTATCTGCCAAATagcttaatgtattttattttacatattgcTAGAACTctgtaaaataacattaaacATGACTTGCTACTAATGAGTCACTGTGAAAAATGACAGACATCATTTTGGCTGGAAATCAGTTCACAGCAAAATATTCAGTAAGACTGAACCATTCTTCATGGGTTCGCAACTTCTAATATCTCTCCTATTTTCTACATTAAGGTAATAATACTAAGGATAGAGCCCAGACACTGTCATGCCTCAGAAATCAGCTGAAGTAGTTACTACTAATGGGAAACAGCTTATAGAAGTTTTATATAGCTGTTGTACCTGTCTGCATCCTAAAGGGCTGCTCCTCTTGGGAGAAGAGCACACGCACGTGCACATAAACAGCTAGTAGGGAAGAAGGGGCTGGCTTTGTCCATCTTCTACACCTCTTACAAGTTACGGGTTTTCTACTCCGCATACACTAGTACTTCTAGACAGAAGTGACTCACTGACAGTGAGCCACAAATTTATAATGTCCATGCAGACAGCAGTCTTCAGATCAGGGGATCAACTCTCTCAGGATTCTCCCTGTTCAGATAAATCAGCCTACTGAATCCTTCCACTAccacaagcttttttttccttttttttgcacatCCTTAACCACTAAGTGATTCTTGGTAAATTGTTTACCATGGACAGCTTTTGAAAGTCTTCTGTGTGTCTTCAGGTTTTGAGCCTCTAGCAGTCTGTCTTTGGAGGAGCTACATACATTTCTAGAGCTAAGATATCTACGCTAGTCATGACTTCCAAGCATGCAGCTAATAAGTATCATATGTATAATATAAATATCTAATACTGCATGCTCAAACAGGTCACCAAACTCACAACAGGAGATAGAAGTGCTTGCTCTGAGTCATTCATATTTCTCCAGATGGAACAAGTCAAGTTCATCTTAGCAATTGTGCAGGTGCTGGGTGAATTCTATGGAGTTGGGTTTACTGAACAACATCGCAGTGTTCTTCAGTGACTTTGTCCTCTTGTGGAGCCAGCACATGTAAGTTAGTATGTTGGGGTTCATCTCCTTCTGTGCAGCAACAGAAATGTTTGCTAAGTTCCAGTTAGTCAAAAATGTGCAATTGTCTTGGTGACAGTAAAGGACTGAAGATACTAGTATCGAGGCAGTCATTTGGAGAGCGTAGAGCTGACACATGCACAAGAGCCTGGTTTGCCTACAGGATGTCTGCTTTTATTGGTGAGGAATAATGGATCTAGGTCCAATCTCTGAGAAGCAGATcagcttcaaaataaaaaaattgaactaGACaaatttgctctgaaaaccattAGGGGCCAGTACATATAGGACCATGGCATTCATGAGTTTCAGGTAGAAccacactgaaaagaaatctttaatcAGTTATAATGTCTTTACAGTAGTTGGCAAAGGTTTCTTCTGCCATTTGTATTCTGTGTAGATCACATACAACATTGTATTTCAGTTAGCATTAATTAGCTACAAGCCAACAAACAAAATGCTTGAATCACCATCCTTTTAAAACACACTTGCTGGAAGATGACTTTGTGCTTTCATTCACAGGAGGAAACCGAGTGTCCGTCATCTCTCTCTGTTATCAAAGAGAGGACAGCAGGTGAAACTATAGAGGATGACTTCTTCCCACCTGATGATCTGTCTTCTGATGAAGAATATTATATCGAAGAAAGTAAAGCAACCCAGTTCAAGAAATCAGGCATGAGGCGCATAGATGATATCAAGAAGGCATTTTCAAGGGAAAATATCCAAAAGACGAGACAAAATTTTGGCAAGAAGGTAAACAGGCTTCGAACTAGAATAGTGACCcctgagaggagagagaggatcAGGCAGTCAGGAGAGAGACTGAAACAATCTGGCATAAGGATCAAGAAAACCATTTCACAAGCTGCCCCAACAAAGGAGACGTTCAAGatccataaaaaaaataaagaacgAACAGGAGCCGAAGGTCAGGAGGGGATCCAGGAAGCCAGTGTGCACATCGACTCTGagcttgcagcagcagagcccttcACTGAAGAAATCTCTTACACAGAAGTGATCACTAAGGTAAAGAAAGACAAGAATAGTACAACAAAAGGTGCTTCCCAGTCaactgaaaaaggcatgacaatGCCAGAAGTTGTTCttaagcaggaaggaaaagaaggaggaggacGTGATGATGTCCCTTTGCTAGACTTAAAGCAATCGGCATAAGGAATCAATTAGCAAACACACCATACTATCCTTACTGAACAAGAGATAACACAGTATGTATTCACTCAGCTTTAGAAAAATGTGTGAATTTGTGTTATATCACAGAACATGTGTTGGTGGTGTTCTATCATTTACGCGGGTGTCTGTAGTGTTGTCTCCCTGACAAAAGCCAAGCCATGCAAACTGAATGAAGGGGCTCCCACTCTGTCTTGCAGTGTGCTGATAGCTATCATTAGCCCAAATGGAACTCACACCTCAAAGAGAGATGGAAATCTGCTGTATTTGCAAGATTGATTTAGCAGTCAATTTACAGCCTAATCATTCTCTTTAGTTTTATGTACAAcagtataaaaattatttccattatcTTATACCAACTCCTCTAatcagaaaacaacaacaaagctaTCACTTCCTATTAGCAAGAGGAAGAACTATGGAAAACGTCCATTTAGCTACACAAATCTTTTTGTTTAAGGGCTCTCACtgaaacagcaggaggaggaaattcCTGCTTTATCCAGGGTGTGACAAAATGTGGCAGGAATGATAGGTTTTTGACTAAATTGTGTTTCTTCTCAGTGGAAAAGAGGAGCTCCTGAAATGACTAAAGATTATTTCCAGAGTTCTGGAAAAGGAAGGTTTGATGTACGTAAGCAATGCATTTTCTGCACTTATAGAGCAAgaatataaaagcagaagacattaaatatggaacagcaggagaaaaagagaatgaggTATCATATTCATGTTCTGGAAAGATGTGATTGTGAGAAAGGCAAAGGTATGAAGCAGTAAAAGAGGAGTAAGATTAATGCATGAGTTCTggataaagagagaaaaaaaataggatatTGTAACTGAAGTTTCCTCAAGATCTTTTAAAGAATTGTTACTCTATCCAGAGGATCATAGGGCTCATGAACATAACTGACCAGACAagggaattttttgttttccattctctgtgctttttctgaGCTTCACTGCAATTAAAATCTATTCTACAAAGCCACTGAAGTACAGGGCCAATCCATAACCCAATTCTTTGTCTCCTATCATCATTGTTATCGACCAGCCACAGCCTCAGGGATTATGAGACAGACACCCTTTGGAGTATGGAATGCTGTTTATTTGCAACACTCAGGAGCCAGTGCCCTGACATCAGATATGTTTGTAAACAGGACCGCTACGCTGACATGGGGTGCAGGACTGTATTGCTTTCTTCATTCTTAAACGGAGTTGCCTTCAAAGCACTTATCTAAAGCAATGTCAGTCATTACTATCTGTGTGAAACTTGTACAATATTGCCAAAAGCTGTATGATTGTATTTAATATCTCAGATTCATTTTAACAGCAGAGCATAACTTGGTTATATATACACATTGTTTGAGGACTCCCAGCTAATTGTTAAtctataatttaaatataattagtTTGATTCCAAATATTCTGCCTGCCAGTTCTTTCATTTAGTCTGGTGTACGTCACATCTGAAGTGAAACATCTTTAGCGATAGTAACTAGGGAACACTGGTTGGGAAGGTCAATGTTACACAATGTCTGTGACATTTCAAATCAAATTAATCTTGTCAGATTGGAAGCAGCAACTCCACTGAATGGAAGGGCAGGAtgagggagatggggaggggaaGACATTTCTTTCAACAGTAAACTGTACCTCTCCACTCTATTGTAATTAcgtgcaaaaagaaaaaaaggttttgcttaTAGGATAGATTGGAGTTTttgtttggctgggtttttACTAGTTATAGGAAGTCTTTTCTAGAACCAGGCAACTGTATGTTCTTCCAGTTCTGTATAAAACTGTAGCTATCTTCAGTGAAATACTGTATGATAAGtctgtttcttctgtaataTGGCCTGCATTCTGTTCTGCAAGATTTGACATTTTCCTAAACTGACAAAGAGGGTTTAGTTATTGAAATGGAAAAGTCAAAGTTCAAAGAAgctatttctttgcatttttatacaGCAGAACACTAAGTGCTAGAACATAATTGCCTATAGATTTTCTTTATATAGCATTTGATTTTCTCACTTTACTTGACCAAGAAAGGAAGTGATGCAGTTTCCATGAAGCTTAGCATGTAGCACCGTATGTAACCTctttcaaatatgtatttttttcatgtttacttCTGACTTCAATTGTTCAGAGGATGATTTGTTTTCATAGCAAGTAGTAAGTTCTTCAGGTGTGCAAAGTATTTCAATGTACACTCTTCATTTTAAGTTATTATCAATGTTACTGACTCAAATTTTACATGTACCAAGAGATCAAAGTTAACTTACTCCGTATCCCCTTATACAGGTAGGGGATGGGAAGAACACTGCAGTTTATAACCTCAATTTCTATACGACAGCACAGCCTTTTGCTGCTTGAAGTCCCCCTTAtctttttcataatttccaAGATCAAAGATCTTGAAGCCAAATTCTTTACCCTtctcagaaacaaaattctCAATGAAATCGGTTGATGTACAGCTGTACTGCAGGGAGGCCTGGTGTATATTTTTTGCATAGGTGGTTTCACTTGGTAAGATAATCTCGCCAGCACTGCGTGTGAAAAAAGTGCAGCTCCCAGCTCAGTGGGAGAAAGGGACCCTGTCCCCGTCTGCTCTGTTTTCCAAGAAGAAACTTGGCACTTTCTGCTTAGTTGTGGGTGGGAGTGTGAATATTAAACTTCCTCATGGAAAGAGCCCTGCAATTGCGAACTGCGGAGTAAAACTGGTTATGGGAAAGGATGAACTACTTTCTTAGACaccagctgaaaagaaattgaagtGCTCATACAAAAATTGAAGGTGTTTACAATGAGAAAAAAGTGATTAACAAAGCACTCGCTGCAAGTCCTTCTCCCGTAACATCCAAcagcaatttcttttgctttgaatttgtgttagtgaaaaaaagccaaacGTATTTTCTGCCAATAGCTGTCTATTAAGAAAGAAGTAGCAATCACTCTTCAATTACAGCATAGACAGCAATGGTggtaacaaacaaaaattacttcaaCCATTTCAGGTGAATCTACTCCTAGAAATGGCCTCTGTgtgttctactttttttttttttttttttttttttttttttttttttttaccaaactgatgcaaaatacagaataaaaacagtTAAGAGGTTTGAGTTTGCAGGATTCAGGCACTAACGCCAAAGGAGCAAATACAAATACTAAGACAGCCAAACTGGTGTTCAGATGTGTTTACTCTGAGAAGAgtttcaaaacttttctttcactAGTATCTGGGGGTGTGCACATCTTCCTTATAATGGGATATAGGTTTAGAAATGAGTTAATATGTGCAAAGGCCACTGCTTGTGCAAAGATAAACTGGCCTGTTTGTACAACTTCTATGGCCGTTAGCATAAACAAGTGACTATTCAAGGAAATGGTAGCATCCATTTGCAAAACCACCCAGTAAgtttacaaatgcaaaattgAAGGAACTGTGCATTGGAATACATAGAGATAAAGTTTTACCATGCGTCTAATTAATTTGTCATTACAGCTTTACTAATGCTAAGTTTTTAACTACAAAgttgaatttaaaaagaattatatCATATTATGAAGAAGTcttgtattaaaaagaaaagataacatCTACAAAAGGACCACCATAAATGTTAGAGCAGTTGTCACTATCAAAGCACTTTTTTCCTAGTGTTTCCATTATGAGCAAGCTAGTTGATTATAGTCTCACTTGCTTTGTAACAGTGGCCAAATTTTACACCTGCAACTGTTTTCCCTCTGATATCCCCAGGTTAAATATATTTAGCATTTTTGCTGTGAACAGGGTAAACATCTATGTGTAATTAACACAACCTCTCTGTGTCACTTGTTAATTCCCATACCCCTATGAGAAGTTAGCCACCACTTTGCCAATAACAACGGAAGTCCTATCGGCTGCATATTAATCTTCCTAGGTGGTTCTTTCTTTATAGCTATCTGTTGGTCCTTATTTTGAATTGCAGAGCAGTGCAACCCCCCGTAAAGTCCAATGATCGGGATTCTGCACTGTTTTCAGatacaaagagaaaatgtaCGTCAGATCTGTTCTCCGGGGCTTTTTGTAGACAGGGCAGGAGTACACACTTCCTTGTTGCTTCTTTGGGTCATGTAGTGCTGTTGTGCTAACAGCATACACATGGACTACAGGAAGACTTGTGAACAGCACCTGAGAATGTTAAAAGAGACATGGGACTCAGCATTAGAGAAGCAGGATAGGGTGTCTGAACTCCAAATGCTGGAACTAGATTCAGCGATGGCCTTCAGCAAAAGCATCAGCACCTCAGCAGAGGTACACACAAGAACACAAGGCCTGTGCTCACTCCTACATTGACCCTAACTTTAAGCCAGTGGCAGCTCAGGGACAACAGACGTCAAGAAgcctggaaggaaaagaaaacagcagaaacttGGAAAACTGCATGCCATGGAAGTAGGTGGAAAAATGACAGGGTTGCTCTAGGAGGGGGAGAGACCACTGTCTTTTTTCCCATCCTTTGTCCGTTTGGCTGGTGTTCCCCATTCTTTCCCCACCTCCTGTTCTCTGAACAGCAGGACTGGAGCTACAAAGGCCAAGCTGCATTTAGCAAGCCTCCTTGTTACCTCTGCACTGCTGGCAGTGGAGCTTCAAAGATCCAAGGTGCCTCTTGGGTGTTTATCCAGACTAGATCCCCTCAGGTCTCCCAGCACTATATTCAttggcaggggggaaaaaaagacctaAACCCAAGAGCAACATGGAGGCTTGCTGAACACTCCAGAGCACTTGAGTAAACTCCATGTTTGAAGGTGTCTTTTGACAAACCAGGCAACAGCTGTCACCAGAAGCTacagctggcagggcttggtTTGGAAAAGTTTGCTCTCAGCCAGACACAGAAGTGTTTTACCTATGGAGAGGAATTACCTCAACTCCAATTCCAGGCCAGTTAGCACAGGTTTGGGAAAAGTTTACCAGTGCAGACAATGGCAGCTTTCCCTGGGCAGTGACCACAGCATCTAATAACTACTCCATAGCTAGGTTTTAAATCTGCTTAGTCACATCAGTAAAATGTAACTCTATGCATGGATAACCGAGCATAAGCCCAGAACGAATACTCTTCCTCCTATTCAAAAACAAATGCCAGGGATTTCTAGTCATCCAAACACTGACCTCCACAACAGCTGTCCTCAAAATCAGTCCTGGGCTTTGGAAGTTGTGATAGGGTCCCACTTGGTCAGTCAAAAGAAGGCTGACTATGGGTTGCACTATTTTATTCAAACATAGCTGTGCTTCTAGGGCTCCTGAAGCCAAGGAGCCTGGCATCTGGTCTGCTGTAGTGCAGCACATCCTAAATTCACTTTCTGATGGAAGTCTTCTTGTTTGGTTCTGATGGCTAAACACTCTGtcctcttcccagccctgctaGTGTTTTACCCTCTTAAAACCTGTTGTGAAACCACTGCTGCAGGCACTCAAAATACTTCCTGGTGTTCTCTGAGCACACCATGTTATGCCACAGTCAGTCACGCTAATTTGATCCTTACCTTTGGTGCTGACTCGACCAGTTTACTGTTCCTGCGGTCCCAACCTGCACCTTCGAGGAAAAGGCCGTGTATGTAAACCCCACCAATGTCAGcaggaggagggccagcaacaTCTTCTTTCATCATCTTGGTCACTTCATTGTGTAAAACAACACTGTCGAGTTCCCACCCTTTTGCTAAATTCATGCGAGTTGTCTCTTGCCTCATAGCAGTTAGGAATCCCTAAGGAGATTGAATATGACATAGACTGTGTTAAAATACTTGAACTTACCCATTTCAAACTGTTTTTCCCTATATAATAGTGACATCAGCAGTATAAAACCTCATCCCACAGGATTTTATCTGCATACAAAACTAAATTCAGTTGTGTAAATCCAGTGCTTTCCTACATTTTCCCAGTACCATGCATTCTTATATACTTGGTGTGCGTGTGTTGGTGCTAAGCAGCTACCAAACTGGCTTATTTAACATATTGGAAACTGCATGTATAACTCACCTTACCTCACATGCCTACTTTACAACCAGTCAGATGGAGAGAGGTTTACAAGGCTGCCAGATTAATGTGTTTTGTGAGGTTCCAAATATAGGTAATTGCTAAGCCACAAATAACACTGGTATTTCACGTGCTATATTACTCACCTTTTCTTATACCAACActgtaaaattgcttttcagtcaACAAATCATGAAGCATTTTACAGAATACAAAGGAAGTACAAACTGGAATCATGCAATTAAATAGTGAAATGCCTCTGTCACCTTGCTCAGTGCAAAGCCTTAATATACTACAATAACGTACTATTGTAGACACCAGCAAGATAAACTCACAGCACTTCAGGAGCACAGAATGAAACTCACTCTCTGTTCTAAAGAGCTACAATCCCATGATATGGGTACAAGCTATCACAAGACAAGCCAGTCTGAAGATGCTGGTTAGCTTCTCACATATAActgtctgtgtgcatgcacgCTGCAGCACATGGGAAGTACCTTAGTCCTAAGAGACAGGAGGGTAGACTGCTTTGCACTTTCAGTGGACATGCTGTAGATGTACACCTTATTTTACCTTACAGAAACCCATTTGCATAGCTGGGAGATGActgaataaaacacaaaaattgaAGATGCAAGAGCAAGAGGGACTTCCTGAGAAGGACAACTAGGAAGGAAGAATTTTCAGGACAGATttcagagcagagaaagaaggtATCTTGAGTCAGAGATGGGGGAATACAGAGCCACAGTGGGTATTATAGCTAGGAAGAAATCAGAAGCAATGAGTGGAATTGaacaagctttttatttttcttcagtattcaCAGTGCAGGATGCTCTATTGAGCTACTGTTAGGGACAAACGAATGGAAAGAAGTCAGATGCAGAAACATTAGCATGTTGGTCTACTGAATGCAGGGGCCAGTCTCTGGCTGCTGGGACTGTAGTGCTTGTTGCAAGTGCTAAGCACTTTGTAGCTACGCAATACCCTTTAAGTTATGAGAACATGAGATGACATTCATGAATTCAGATGTTTTGGTTAACTGACATTGGTGGCTTCTCATTAATACCATTCCAGAGACCCCAGGACAAGTGTTTGAAAGAGGTTTTGTGATAGCACAGATAATTGTAATTGCTTTTGAAGTAGTTGAGAACTCTAGCATATAGCTAAGGGAGACAGGATTAAAGGCCAAGTTCTTCTATCAGAAATGTcattaaatgaaagcagaatcCTTGTAGTTAATTTGTGGAATTTTAATTTGTAGAAACATACTAGAACCAATAGCTTAAAATACACGAAGTGTTCACTGCCAGAAGGCCCCAGAGGGCTACTGGATCccagagaaactgaaatattaaagaaagaagagcCTGAAGAGGACAGGACAGAGCAATGACTGCATTAAGGGAATCAGTTCAAAGGCACTGTGGAAACACTAGAATAAAAGTAAGCTCAGAGCTATGAGTTGTCTTTGGGGATAAGATTTAGATAGCAGACTATTCTTACAAAGATGGCAAGACCTATATGCTGTCTGCAGTGGGACTTGCAACACTTATCTGCTGATTTGAATGAGTCCTAGACAGTGTTTAAAGATTACAGCTGTGAGCTGGAGGCCCAGCTGGGTATCCCAG
This sequence is a window from Pelecanus crispus isolate bPelCri1 chromosome 2, bPelCri1.pri, whole genome shotgun sequence. Protein-coding genes within it:
- the CAVIN4 gene encoding caveolae-associated protein 4, with the protein product MDRRETTSEADKTHQNRLSSVTEEEEDQDAAYTIVTVLDKVANIVDSVQASQKRIEERHREMENAIKTIQIDILKLAQAHGNTGYTVNKLLEKTRKVSSTVKEVRARVERQSASVRKVEAKQEDMLRKNKFRVVIYQEETECPSSLSVIKERTAGETIEDDFFPPDDLSSDEEYYIEESKATQFKKSGMRRIDDIKKAFSRENIQKTRQNFGKKVNRLRTRIVTPERRERIRQSGERLKQSGIRIKKTISQAAPTKETFKIHKKNKERTGAEGQEGIQEASVHIDSELAAAEPFTEEISYTEVITKVKKDKNSTTKGASQSTEKGMTMPEVVLKQEGKEGGGRDDVPLLDLKQSA